The genomic segment CAGCGACCTCCCCGAAGAGGGTCTCAAAGCCGGTGACGTGGGCACGGTGGCGCACGTCCACCGAGAGGGCGAGGCGTTCGAGATAGAGTTCGTCGCCCTGGATGGCCATACCGTTGCAGTGGCCACGGTCCGTGCCTCCCACGTGCGCGCCGTCACACCACGGGATATCGCACACGCCCGTCGGCGAGAAATCGCAGTGTAGCTGTGCTGATCTGAATTCCCCTCGCTCGTTCGCATCGTATCCGGGGTCGTCGTATCCGGGGTCGAATCTTTGTGCGC from the Nitrospirota bacterium genome contains:
- a CDS encoding DUF4926 domain-containing protein: MIKEHDRIVLTSDLPEEGLKAGDVGTVAHVHREGEAFEIEFVALDGHTVAVATVRASHVRAVTPRDIAHARRREIAV